A window from Primulina eburnea isolate SZY01 chromosome 2, ASM2296580v1, whole genome shotgun sequence encodes these proteins:
- the LOC140824808 gene encoding glutathione S-transferase F12-like has translation MVVKVYGPANAACPQRVLACLFELGLQFELVPIDLESGEQKKPEFRLRQPFGQVPAIEDGDLKLFESRAIIRYYAAKHEGIGLVGSTLEERAIVEQWMEVESHNYNPLIYAMVLELVVSPRMGRVADTELIRDREGKLGEVLDVYEERLSKTKYLAGDRFTLADLTHLPSTRFLMNEGFEHLIKDRKNVYNWWVDISGRPAWKKVMLLQN, from the exons ATGGTGGTTAAAGTATATGGTCCGGCCAATGCAGCTTGCCCACAGAGGGTTTTAGCCTGTCTTTTCGAGTTGGGACTCCAGTTCGAGCTCGTACCGATTGATCTCGAATCCGGAGAGCAGAAAAAACCTGAGTTTCGTCTCAGACAG CCCTTTGGACAAGTTCCTGCTATAGAGGATGGTGATCTCAAGCTTTTCG AATCCAGGGCCATAATCAGGTACTACGCAGCAAAACATGAAGGCATTGGTCTTGTGGGAAGCACTCTAGAAGAGAGAGCTATAGTGGAGCAATGGATGGAGGTGGAAAGCCACAACTACAACCCGTTAATTTACGCCATGGTCCTCGAGCTCGTCGTGTCCCCTCGAATGGGTCGGGTGGCGGACACGGAATTGATCCGTGACCGCGAGGGCAAGCTGGGGGAAGTGCTGGACGTGTACGAGGAGAGGCTGTCGAAAACCAAGTACCTCGCCGGGGACAGGTTCACGTTGGCCGATCTAACTCACTTGCCTAGTACGAGGTTTTTGATGAATGAAGGTTTCGAGCATCTGATCAAAGATAGGAAAAATGTGTACAATTGGTGGGTCGACATTTCCGGTCGTCCGGCTTGGAAGAAAGTCATGCTGCTTCAAAATTAA
- the LOC140823685 gene encoding autophagy protein 5-like: MTMDAYKAAGNEAQQYVWAGAIPLQIHLHDSEVTTLPPPSPALILASRLGYLPLLVPQIKPFFSSSLPPGVDTVWFDYKGLPLKWYIPTGVLFDLLCAEPERPWNITVHFRGYPGNLLTPCEGEESVKWSFINSLKEAAYIINGNCKNIMNMSQSDQAELWLSVLNGQMEVYRGVSSKLKLDNVAGDDFSLKLNSSSSKALQGINDSNATAPTRTGRIPVRLYLRIIVADIDDLEDSPIVDSWDKISYINRPVEIYGNCFTLYDAVKALLPEFFAEESSIDDNPCVEEVGEERESEEASSSRSPEDTTKVSNEHAGSLSDNAEIKLVRIQGIEPKLEIPFAWIANNLINPEHYLHICVYVKIKEPINI; this comes from the exons ATGACAATGGACGCTTATAAGGCGGCGGGAAATGAAGCGCAACAATATGTGTGGGCAGGCGCGATTCCACTTCAGATTCATCTCCACGATTCCGAAGTCACTACTCTTCCACCTCCGTCCCCCGCTTTG ATATTGGCCTCTCGGTTGGGGTACTTGCCTCTGTTAGTTCCGCAGATCAAGCCATTCTTTAGCAGTTCGCTTCCTCCTGGAGTTGACACTGTGTGGTTTGATTACAAAGGTTTACCGCTCAAATG GTATATACCTACAGGGGTACTTTTTGATCTTCTTTGTGCAGAACCAGAAAGGCCTTGGAATATAACT GTGCATTTTAGAGGGTATCCTGGGAATTTATTGACCCCTTGTGAAGGTGAAGAGAGCGTAAAGTGGAGCTTTATTAATTCACTGAAAGAA GCTGCATATATTATCAATGGAAACTGCAAGAATATTATGAATATGTCTCAATCTGACCAGGCAGAACTTTGGCTCTCCGTATTAAATG GCCAGATGGAAGTTTATCGTGGTGTTTCGTCCAAACTTAAACTTGATAACGTAGCTGGAGATGACTTTTCTTTGAAATTGAATTCTTCCAGTTCAAAAGCTCTCCAAGGCATTAATGACTCTAATGCTACCGCACCAACCAGGACAG GCAGAATTCCGGTTCGGTTGTACCTTCGGATTATTGTTGCAGATATTGATGATTTAGAAGATTCTCCTATTGTTGATAGCTGGGACAAAATTTCTTACATAAATCGTCCTGTGGAGATTTATG GAAATTGCTTCACCTTGTATGATGCGGTAAAAGCTCTGTTACCCGAGTTCTTTGCAGAGGAATCCTCCATTGATGACAATCCCTGTGTGGAAGAGGTTGGAGAAGAACGAGAATCAGAAGAGGCAAGTAGCTCAAGAAGTCCTGAAGATACTACAAAAGTATCTAATGAACATGCAGGGTCCCTATCAGACAATGCTGAGATCAAGCTTGTCCGAATTCAGGGAATCGAGCCAAAACTGGAAATTCCATTTGCCTGGATAGCAAACAATTTGATAAACCCTGAGCATTACCTTCATATATGTGTATATGTCAAAATCAAGGAGCCAATCAACATATGA
- the LOC140824807 gene encoding probable glutathione S-transferase parC, translating into MSKDDLVLLDFWVSPFSLRVKVALEEKGLSYVAREEDIFGGKSDLLLKSNPIYEKVPVLLHNGKPIVESSNIVYYIDETWASPRLLPACAYGRSRARFWVDFIDKKVFDAGSSIWKSKGEELEGAKKEFIDVLKKLEGAMGGKDYFGGDEFGFVDIVLIGLVAWFDAYETCGGFKIEEECPKIGSWIKKCKKRESVAKILPNPQQVCEFVGMLRKGHGIE; encoded by the exons ATGTCAAAAGATGATCTTGTTCTCTTGGATTTCTGGGTTAGCCCCTTCTCTTTGAGAGTTAAAGTTGCTCTGGAGGAGAAAGGATTGAGCTACGTAGCTCGAGAGGAGGATATATTTGGAGGGAAGAGTGATTTGTTGCTGAAATCAAACCCCATTTATGAGAAAGTTCCTGTTCTTCTGCACAATGGTAAACCCATTGTCGAATCATCCAACATCGTGTACTACATCGATGAGACATGGGCTTCCCCGCGGCTGCTCCCGGCTTGTGCCTATGGACGATCCCGGGCTCGATTCTGGGTTGATTTCATCGACAAAAAG GTGTTTGATGCTGGAAGCTCAATATGGAAGAGTAAGGGCGAAGAATTGGAGGGTGCTAAGAAAGAGTTCATTGACGTTTTGAAGAAGCTAGAGGGGGCAATGGGGGGAAAGGACTACTTTGGTGGAGATGAATTCGGGTTTGTAGACATCGTGCTCATCGGGCTCGTTGCATGGTTCGATGCCTACGAGACATGTGGTGGATTCAAGATTGAAGAAGAGTGTCCCAAGATTGGATCTTGGATCAAGAAATGTAAGAAAAGGGAAAGTGTTGCTAAAATTCTTCCAAACCCTCAACAAGTTTGTGAGTTTGTGGGGATGCTTAGAAAAGGGCATGGAATTGAATGA